In the Pseudanabaena sp. PCC 7367 genome, one interval contains:
- a CDS encoding Coenzyme F420 hydrogenase/dehydrogenase, beta subunit C-terminal domain produces MSLAHHKAKPLKNTTRRPAKALCSECGLCDTYYIHYVKEACAFITQHIDELEVESHGRSRDLDNENELYFGVHQDMIAAQKKEPIAGAQWTGIVSSIAIQMLEHKLVEGVVCVQSASHDRFQPKPVIARTAAEVLAARVNKPTLSPNLSVLEEIEQSGIKRLLVIGVGCQIQALRTVEKELGLEKLYVLGTPCVDNVSRAGLDKFLNTTSRSPETVVHYEFMQDFNVHFKHEDGSIEMVPFFGLNTKELKDVFAPSCMSCFDYVNSLADLVVGYMGAPFGWQWIVVRNDTGKEMLDLVQDQLKTQPVDASGDRAAAVQQGIAAYDNATTIPIWLAWIISFVVNKIGPKGLEYGRFSIDSHFIRNYLYTRRNYPQKLAAHVPEFAKRIVARYKLPAK; encoded by the coding sequence ATGTCATTAGCCCATCACAAAGCCAAGCCACTCAAAAACACCACCCGCCGCCCTGCCAAAGCCCTGTGCAGTGAATGTGGCCTTTGTGATACCTACTATATTCACTACGTCAAAGAGGCTTGCGCCTTTATTACCCAGCATATTGATGAGCTAGAGGTTGAGTCCCACGGCCGATCGCGCGATCTGGACAACGAGAACGAGCTGTATTTTGGTGTGCATCAGGATATGATCGCCGCCCAAAAGAAAGAGCCGATCGCCGGAGCCCAATGGACTGGCATTGTTAGCAGTATTGCGATCCAAATGCTCGAACACAAGCTAGTCGAGGGTGTAGTTTGTGTGCAGTCTGCCAGCCACGATCGCTTCCAGCCCAAGCCAGTGATCGCTCGCACTGCGGCAGAAGTTTTGGCAGCCAGAGTCAATAAGCCCACCCTCTCGCCTAATTTGTCGGTGCTCGAAGAAATTGAACAGTCTGGGATCAAGCGGTTACTGGTAATTGGCGTGGGTTGCCAGATCCAGGCATTGCGGACAGTGGAAAAAGAACTAGGCTTAGAGAAACTCTATGTGTTGGGTACGCCTTGTGTAGACAATGTCAGTCGGGCGGGATTGGATAAGTTTTTAAACACCACCAGCCGATCGCCGGAAACCGTGGTGCATTATGAATTTATGCAGGACTTTAATGTGCATTTCAAGCACGAAGATGGCTCGATCGAGATGGTGCCCTTCTTTGGCCTGAATACCAAGGAACTAAAGGATGTATTTGCGCCCTCTTGCATGAGTTGCTTTGACTATGTCAACTCGCTGGCGGATCTGGTGGTGGGCTATATGGGCGCACCGTTTGGCTGGCAATGGATTGTGGTGCGTAATGACACCGGCAAAGAAATGCTGGATCTGGTTCAAGATCAGCTCAAAACCCAGCCAGTTGATGCCAGTGGCGATCGCGCTGCTGCTGTCCAACAGGGGATCGCTGCCTATGATAATGCCACCACGATCCCAATCTGGTTAGCCTGGATCATTAGTTTTGTGGTGAATAAAATTGGCCCCAAGGGCTTGGAATATGGCCGCTTTTCGATCGATTCCCACTTCATCCGCAATTATCTATATACCAGGCGCAATTATCCCCAAAAGTTGGCGGCGCATGTACCGGAGTTTGCCAAGCGGATCGTGGCTAGGTATAAGTTACCTGCCAAGTAA
- a CDS encoding response regulator, with product MQSQNNKKLRNIHKPKLLVIDDEPDNLDLLYRTFYREFRVLRAESGPEAIDLLDREGEVAVIISDQRMPLMSGTELLSQMVVKYPNTMRIILTGYTDVEDLVEAINSSKVFKYVTKPWDEEELRGVVKQAVETHKVLKAHTEELRRNLRKETVQNAIANAINNTHDYRQILATIASTVGTNLEVSCCLVHPVQEGKIGDEYYAYTNAPNDPNDPNDPAFPVDQLAQTVTATREIISISNISDVSEVSNNTNSANCTSGNNEQVVNPETQATYVSLGIQSALIMPLIFQQELIAVLSLYQCDDLRNWDEDDLDLMTTVCDQMVLALSQARSYEQVRELAKRESLINTVTTAIRSSLDPQEIFASITEQLGIVLDVDGCALSLWHEEDEFVQCVGLYTTDDDTVKTDRLVLVENEGRQELIEQNEPLSLPQSMVRIDGNPVLQQLIETNQPVAIDDIAKRSEDNSHGLPLRVPTARSLLVVPLLADGKIIGSISLRQSRSLRRWQSSEISLAQAVASQAAIAVQQAYLFQKSHQQAQKLLELDRQKTEFFQNISHEFRTPLTLTIGPLESSVSQSQPLTYEQSVVALRNCRKLLRLVNQLLDLQRLDAGRMQSNFRPCDLVAFASQTLDSFRPYCEKKNIHLLTLFEECPAIYLDLEKFDKVLYNLLSNAMKFTSSGGSITVSVLSRGDHCLLKVKDTGIGIREDQIPHLFERFRQAEGSISRNFEGSGLGLALVKELAELHGGKVTVQSVYGEGTTFSIWLPIGNAHLPADQVIDVPSELEGSRAFIELADIDIELEEAEENEAIEANPDLVEAGKGSLVLIVDDNRDMRSYIASILTQEGYQICTANNGANGFEEVRKYRPNLIVTDLMMPKVSGLDMIRMIREAPEYAGTPVILVTAKADEETRIEGVEKGADAYLSKPFSKRELLAEVHNLLALKENEHKVAQLNKYLTESVLKRFLPPSMVEKAAAGDLSLDLRPEPRMITVLFSDIVGFTEIANTLRSRRVAELLNQYLGEMTKAIFENGGTVDKFMGDGVLALFGAPEETTPNEQIRRAISTARQMKRSLNALNQTWREQGIMPVKFRCGIHQGTAVVGVFGSVERSDYTAIGPTVNIASRIQSAAEPDCILVSAVVADYLEEEEIVKRGPLKLKGVDETVLTFFVRD from the coding sequence ATGCAATCGCAGAATAACAAGAAGCTTAGAAATATTCATAAACCCAAGCTATTAGTTATCGACGATGAGCCCGATAACCTGGATTTGCTATATCGTACTTTTTATCGTGAGTTCAGGGTTTTGCGAGCCGAAAGTGGACCAGAAGCGATCGATTTGCTCGATCGTGAAGGTGAAGTGGCCGTAATTATCTCCGATCAGCGGATGCCCTTAATGAGCGGCACCGAACTGCTCAGTCAGATGGTAGTCAAATATCCCAATACAATGCGGATTATTCTGACTGGCTACACTGATGTGGAGGATTTGGTTGAGGCGATCAACTCCAGTAAGGTATTCAAGTATGTCACCAAGCCCTGGGACGAAGAAGAATTAAGAGGGGTAGTTAAGCAGGCCGTTGAGACCCATAAGGTACTCAAAGCGCATACCGAAGAGCTGCGACGCAACCTGCGCAAAGAAACAGTCCAAAATGCGATCGCCAATGCAATCAATAATACCCACGACTATCGCCAGATCCTGGCCACGATCGCCAGTACGGTAGGCACCAATCTAGAGGTGAGCTGTTGCCTGGTACATCCAGTCCAGGAGGGCAAAATCGGTGATGAATATTATGCTTACACTAATGCCCCAAACGATCCAAATGATCCAAATGATCCAGCATTTCCGGTTGACCAATTAGCCCAAACCGTGACCGCCACGCGAGAAATTATTAGCATCAGTAATATTAGTGATGTTAGCGAAGTATCTAATAACACCAATAGCGCTAATTGCACAAGTGGCAACAACGAGCAGGTGGTGAATCCTGAGACTCAAGCCACCTATGTCAGTTTAGGAATCCAATCCGCCCTGATCATGCCGCTGATTTTCCAGCAGGAGTTGATCGCAGTTTTATCGTTATATCAGTGCGATGATCTGCGCAATTGGGATGAAGATGACCTTGATCTGATGACCACTGTGTGTGATCAAATGGTGTTGGCTCTGTCCCAGGCTCGCTCCTATGAGCAGGTGCGTGAACTGGCTAAGCGCGAATCCTTAATTAATACAGTCACAACCGCGATCCGCTCTAGCCTTGACCCACAGGAAATATTTGCATCGATTACTGAACAGCTAGGAATTGTGCTGGATGTAGATGGTTGTGCCCTTTCGCTCTGGCATGAAGAAGATGAGTTTGTGCAGTGTGTTGGCCTTTATACAACCGACGATGACACGGTCAAAACCGATCGCCTGGTATTAGTCGAAAATGAGGGCAGGCAAGAACTAATTGAACAAAACGAGCCCCTTTCTTTGCCCCAGTCGATGGTACGCATTGATGGCAATCCGGTTTTACAACAACTAATTGAGACCAATCAACCGGTGGCGATCGATGATATTGCTAAGCGTTCTGAGGACAATTCCCACGGACTACCGTTGCGGGTACCCACCGCGCGATCGCTTTTGGTGGTGCCATTACTTGCCGATGGCAAAATCATTGGTAGCATTTCCCTGCGCCAGAGCCGATCACTACGCCGCTGGCAAAGCTCAGAAATTTCATTGGCACAAGCCGTTGCTTCCCAGGCCGCGATCGCCGTACAACAGGCCTATTTATTCCAAAAATCCCACCAACAAGCCCAAAAATTACTGGAACTGGATCGCCAAAAAACGGAGTTTTTCCAAAACATCTCCCACGAGTTCCGCACGCCCCTAACCCTGACGATCGGCCCGCTGGAATCAAGTGTCTCCCAGTCCCAACCCCTCACCTATGAGCAATCGGTGGTTGCCCTGCGTAATTGCCGTAAGCTACTGCGCCTGGTTAATCAACTGCTCGATTTACAGCGTTTGGATGCGGGCAGAATGCAGTCCAACTTTCGCCCCTGCGATCTAGTTGCCTTTGCCAGCCAAACCCTTGATTCTTTCCGCCCCTATTGTGAGAAAAAGAATATTCACCTGCTTACCCTATTTGAAGAATGCCCGGCGATCTATCTCGATCTCGAAAAATTCGATAAGGTGCTCTACAATCTGCTGTCCAATGCGATGAAATTCACCTCAAGTGGTGGCAGTATTACGGTTAGTGTTTTGTCGCGGGGCGATCATTGCTTACTCAAAGTAAAAGACACCGGCATTGGTATCCGTGAAGATCAGATCCCCCATCTATTTGAGCGATTCCGGCAGGCCGAGGGTTCAATTAGTCGTAATTTTGAAGGTTCTGGGCTGGGGTTGGCACTGGTCAAGGAATTAGCAGAGTTACATGGCGGCAAGGTAACGGTTCAGTCTGTCTATGGTGAAGGCACGACCTTCTCGATCTGGTTGCCGATCGGCAATGCCCATTTACCTGCCGATCAGGTGATCGATGTACCATCAGAACTGGAAGGTTCACGCGCCTTTATTGAACTGGCTGACATTGATATTGAGTTAGAGGAAGCAGAAGAAAACGAAGCGATCGAAGCTAATCCTGATCTGGTGGAAGCGGGTAAGGGATCGCTCGTGTTGATCGTAGATGACAATCGTGATATGCGCAGCTACATCGCCAGCATTCTTACCCAGGAAGGCTATCAAATCTGCACTGCCAACAATGGCGCAAATGGCTTTGAGGAGGTACGAAAATATCGCCCCAATTTGATCGTAACTGACCTGATGATGCCAAAAGTGTCTGGTTTAGATATGATTCGGATGATCCGCGAAGCCCCAGAATATGCAGGCACACCGGTGATTTTAGTTACGGCCAAGGCCGATGAAGAAACCAGGATCGAAGGGGTTGAAAAAGGGGCAGATGCCTATCTTTCCAAGCCCTTTAGCAAGCGTGAGCTCCTGGCCGAAGTGCATAATTTATTGGCTTTAAAAGAGAACGAACATAAAGTTGCTCAGCTCAATAAATACCTGACTGAATCGGTTTTGAAGCGATTCTTGCCACCCAGCATGGTCGAAAAGGCAGCCGCTGGCGATCTTTCCCTGGATCTACGCCCAGAACCACGCATGATTACGGTGTTGTTCAGTGATATTGTTGGCTTTACGGAAATTGCCAATACACTACGATCGCGGCGGGTAGCGGAATTGCTCAATCAGTATTTAGGGGAAATGACCAAAGCCATATTTGAGAATGGTGGCACCGTGGATAAATTTATGGGCGATGGGGTGTTGGCCTTGTTTGGTGCGCCGGAAGAGACTACCCCCAACGAGCAGATCCGGCGGGCAATTTCCACCGCCAGACAAATGAAGCGATCGCTCAATGCCCTAAACCAAACCTGGCGTGAGCAGGGCATTATGCCTGTGAAGTTCCGCTGTGGCATTCACCAGGGTACGGCGGTGGTTGGCGTGTTTGGCAGCGTGGAGCGATCTGATTACACGGCGATCGGCCCGACGGTTAATATTGCTTCCCGGATCCAGTCGGCGGCTGAACCTGATTGTATTCTGGTTTCTGCGGTGGTGGCTGATTACTTAGAAGAAGAAGAGATCGTCAAGCGTGGCCCATTGAAGCTAAAGGGAGTAGATGAAACCGTGTTGACGTTCTTTGTAAGGGATTAG
- the rfaE2 gene encoding D-glycero-beta-D-manno-heptose 1-phosphate adenylyltransferase, whose translation MSPESNQVFKLETLTTAIARTPQTWRSIVFTNGCFDLIHAGHVRYLAAAKALGKTLIVGLNSDASVCQLKGESRPIVPQAYRAEVLAALKPVDAVVIFNELTAIETIKALQPDIYVKGGDYEIATLPEAPTVQSYGGKIELIQVELPTSTSAIVNRIKSGRSLAECFDKV comes from the coding sequence ATGTCCCCAGAATCCAATCAAGTTTTTAAATTAGAGACGTTAACCACAGCAATCGCCAGAACGCCCCAAACCTGGCGATCGATCGTGTTTACCAATGGTTGCTTTGATCTAATCCATGCTGGCCATGTGCGGTATTTAGCGGCGGCCAAGGCATTAGGCAAAACTTTGATCGTGGGCTTAAATAGCGACGCATCGGTTTGCCAGCTAAAAGGAGAAAGCAGGCCGATCGTGCCGCAGGCCTATCGTGCTGAGGTGTTGGCTGCCCTCAAGCCCGTTGATGCGGTGGTGATTTTCAATGAATTGACCGCGATCGAAACAATCAAAGCACTCCAGCCGGATATTTACGTCAAAGGTGGCGATTATGAGATTGCTACCCTGCCGGAAGCGCCTACGGTGCAAAGCTATGGTGGCAAAATTGAATTGATCCAGGTGGAATTACCCACTTCAACCTCGGCGATCGTGAATCGGATTAAGTCAGGCCGATCGCTGGCGGAATGTTTTGATAAAGTGTAG
- a CDS encoding YciI family protein, with product MPWFVKIETGIVDKATFDRHVPAHLEYIKKLNAQGNLAHSGYWAELGGGMLLFEAANLAEAQAIVQADPLIANHCVKYQLHEWRLVAGNLLT from the coding sequence ATGCCCTGGTTTGTGAAAATCGAAACCGGAATTGTCGATAAGGCCACCTTCGATCGCCATGTGCCGGCGCATTTAGAATATATTAAAAAACTAAATGCCCAGGGAAATCTGGCTCACAGCGGCTATTGGGCTGAACTTGGTGGTGGCATGTTGTTGTTTGAGGCGGCTAACCTGGCTGAAGCTCAGGCGATCGTCCAGGCCGATCCATTGATCGCCAATCACTGCGTTAAGTATCAACTCCATGAATGGCGCTTGGTAGCTGGCAATCTGCTTACTTAA
- the psbX gene encoding photosystem II reaction center X protein, with protein MTPSLANLLWSLLLGGAIVVIPLTIALIYVSQKDKVVRNR; from the coding sequence ATGACCCCATCTCTAGCTAATCTATTGTGGAGCTTGCTTCTTGGCGGTGCGATCGTAGTAATTCCCTTAACGATCGCCTTGATCTATGTCAGCCAAAAAGACAAAGTGGTGCGCAATCGCTAA
- a CDS encoding protein kinase domain-containing protein — MSYCVNPNCTNPKNMAGDTICLSCGFPLRLRNRYVVNRPLGKGGFGATFLAADEGLPGYPPCVIKQLRPNSQSPSILKMARELFEREAYTLGKIGNHPQIPRLLDYFEETSNFYLIQEYIEGETLKQEYERRGKFNEIEIRKIIAEILPALGFIHQNGVIHRDVKPANIIRRKQDGQLVLIDFGAVSTQVNKIPGNDNDGDDPSGLLTNFAIGTPGFAPPEQMAMRPVFSSDLYAAAMCCLYLLTGRSPKDFGHDPYTGEINWRSQVQLSEHLNFIFDKMLQPSVAHRFRTAEEVLQAMESRAQPKPQILDDEPNTYQTSQNRISRVDAANPNPTGGFPAARKSRVQASLSGRSLSGNDITSGLQLTRGGATRGGIGRSGKELKGGRKVIVEYGQGKRNFANQDLAKASLASANLAGIVMSRSKLMETDFCQSDLTGASFQGSIMSNAKLNGTNLTRAKMQRAILSKADLGSASLVNADLRESKLQFAYLSKADLTGANLSNADLTGAYLKQANLRRANLCGANLKGAKVSEEQLSYAKTNWSTIRPDGSKRLF, encoded by the coding sequence GTGAGCTATTGCGTCAACCCTAATTGCACAAATCCCAAAAATATGGCAGGAGATACAATCTGCCTATCTTGTGGTTTTCCGTTACGGCTCAGAAATCGTTACGTTGTCAACCGTCCTTTAGGTAAGGGTGGTTTTGGGGCAACTTTTTTAGCCGCTGATGAAGGTTTGCCGGGATATCCACCCTGTGTGATTAAACAGCTTCGTCCCAATAGCCAATCACCCAGCATTTTAAAAATGGCACGGGAGTTATTTGAGCGGGAGGCATACACCCTTGGCAAAATTGGTAATCATCCCCAAATTCCGCGCCTGTTGGACTACTTTGAGGAAACCAGTAATTTTTACCTAATTCAGGAATATATCGAAGGTGAGACCCTCAAACAGGAATATGAACGCAGGGGCAAATTTAACGAGATTGAAATCCGTAAGATTATCGCCGAAATATTACCAGCACTTGGTTTTATTCACCAAAATGGCGTAATTCACCGCGATGTGAAGCCAGCTAATATTATTCGCCGCAAGCAGGATGGCCAACTGGTCTTAATTGACTTTGGCGCGGTTTCAACCCAGGTCAATAAAATTCCTGGTAATGATAATGATGGTGACGATCCATCTGGTTTGCTTACCAACTTTGCGATCGGTACGCCTGGATTTGCACCACCTGAACAGATGGCCATGCGACCGGTTTTTTCTAGCGATTTATATGCAGCAGCAATGTGTTGCCTTTATTTATTAACTGGTCGATCGCCCAAGGATTTTGGTCATGACCCCTACACTGGCGAAATCAACTGGCGATCGCAGGTGCAGCTCAGTGAGCATTTAAATTTTATTTTCGACAAAATGTTGCAGCCCTCGGTTGCCCATCGCTTCCGCACTGCCGAGGAAGTCCTTCAGGCGATGGAATCCCGTGCCCAGCCAAAGCCGCAGATTCTAGATGACGAACCCAATACCTATCAAACATCCCAAAATCGAATTTCGCGGGTTGATGCGGCTAACCCTAATCCTACCGGTGGATTCCCTGCTGCTCGCAAATCCAGAGTTCAAGCCTCATTAAGCGGTCGTAGTTTAAGTGGCAATGATATCACCAGTGGTCTGCAATTGACCCGTGGCGGCGCTACCAGGGGTGGCATTGGTCGTAGTGGTAAGGAGCTTAAAGGGGGACGCAAGGTAATTGTTGAATATGGCCAAGGTAAACGCAACTTTGCCAACCAGGATCTGGCCAAAGCCTCACTAGCCAGCGCGAACTTAGCTGGGATTGTGATGAGTCGATCGAAACTGATGGAAACTGATTTCTGTCAATCGGATCTAACTGGGGCTAGCTTCCAGGGCTCGATTATGTCAAATGCCAAACTCAATGGCACTAACTTGACCAGAGCCAAAATGCAGCGAGCGATTCTGAGTAAAGCTGATCTTGGTAGTGCCTCTTTGGTTAACGCCGATCTACGCGAATCCAAGTTGCAATTTGCCTACCTGAGCAAGGCCGATTTGACCGGTGCAAACCTGAGTAATGCTGATTTGACTGGTGCCTATTTAAAGCAAGCTAACCTCCGCCGCGCCAATTTATGTGGTGCTAATTTAAAGGGTGCCAAGGTTTCTGAAGAACAGCTCTCCTACGCCAAGACCAACTGGAGTACAATTCGCCCTGATGGCAGTAAGCGATTGTTTTAA
- a CDS encoding Ycf66 family protein yields MILLAIVAALGGVGLYFVRSFRPELARDHDIFFSAIALVYGIILLAFNFRMEITTQLAQVLIVGFGGWFVVETLTLRSSLSNQARRAPMDPIMDDPIGPPEYPEYRVEIDPTRELSPRRSPSSRRMRGAEPAYDERPDERPSELRGDIEGQEPSRRARRPRRASGSPSAGGGYRGSSPSSNPSSDSVIDIDEEDIKPVTPRRRRPRPSGNEDMNNINNQSPPPRRRRPSGRPPARNPSNYVRDEQDDW; encoded by the coding sequence ATGATCCTTCTGGCAATCGTTGCCGCTCTGGGTGGAGTGGGACTCTACTTTGTGCGCAGCTTTCGACCAGAATTAGCCAGGGATCATGACATCTTTTTCTCAGCGATCGCCCTGGTCTATGGCATCATCCTGCTTGCGTTTAATTTTCGGATGGAAATTACCACCCAGCTAGCTCAGGTCTTAATCGTGGGGTTTGGTGGCTGGTTTGTGGTTGAAACCCTAACGCTGAGAAGCTCACTGTCTAATCAGGCTCGTCGTGCGCCGATGGATCCGATTATGGATGATCCAATTGGCCCACCGGAATATCCTGAATACCGCGTGGAAATTGACCCAACCAGAGAACTTTCGCCCAGGCGATCGCCCAGTTCACGCCGGATGCGTGGTGCTGAACCCGCCTATGATGAAAGACCAGATGAAAGACCATCAGAGCTAAGGGGAGATATTGAGGGACAAGAACCAAGTCGCAGAGCCCGCCGCCCCAGACGAGCTAGCGGCAGCCCTAGTGCAGGTGGTGGCTATCGGGGTAGCAGTCCCAGCAGTAATCCAAGCTCGGACTCGGTGATCGATATTGACGAAGAAGATATTAAACCTGTTACACCTAGACGTAGACGACCAAGGCCATCGGGCAATGAAGATATGAATAATATCAATAACCAATCGCCACCCCCAAGGCGGAGACGGCCTTCTGGCAGACCCCCAGCCAGAAATCCTAGTAATTACGTTAGGGACGAACAAGATGATTGGTAA
- a CDS encoding Ppx/GppA phosphatase family protein encodes MIEKNKILAAIDVGTNSIHMVIVEVQVNIPSFHVIAKEKATVRLGERCAQTGRLKPEAIKRAMRALVNCREMCLSFEVDEIIATATSAVREAPNGQDFLDKVVQETGIEIELISGQEEARRIYLGVISALELNNSPHVIIDIGGGSTELILGQGGDPEYLSSTKVGAVRLTDLFISSDPIDKEEFGRLKDYIQGMLERPTDDLRQRLRQERITMIGTSGTIETLAEMHADENLGSVPNPLQGYELSLKDVEAMVEQLRKLDLDDRSDLVGEKRGEIIVAGALILQQAMRSLESSRLIICERALRDGLIVDWMIKHDLIEDRMRYQGSVRDRSVLKLAHKYGVQPEYGKQVAKLALSLFDQTQGVLHNWAGNERQLLWAAAMLHNCGHHISHSAHHKHSYYLVRNGELLGYTESEVEAIANLCRYHRKSEPKKKHENYRRLTNRRMRLFVDQISPLLRLAVALDRRQISAVAEVNFNCSLKKQTCNLQLIPTQPGDPCTLELWSLEYKKQPFENYYEMNLTASLAEREPGEPSLLSSG; translated from the coding sequence ATGATCGAAAAAAATAAAATCCTGGCTGCGATCGATGTGGGTACCAACTCCATCCACATGGTAATTGTTGAGGTGCAAGTTAATATCCCTAGCTTTCACGTTATTGCAAAAGAAAAAGCCACCGTACGATTGGGTGAGCGATGTGCACAAACGGGACGACTCAAGCCGGAAGCGATCAAGCGGGCGATGCGGGCTTTGGTAAATTGCCGGGAAATGTGCCTCAGCTTTGAAGTAGACGAAATTATTGCTACGGCTACCAGTGCGGTGCGTGAAGCTCCTAATGGTCAAGATTTTTTAGATAAGGTAGTCCAGGAGACTGGCATTGAAATCGAATTGATTTCTGGGCAAGAGGAAGCCCGTCGGATCTATCTAGGCGTAATTTCAGCTTTGGAATTAAATAATTCACCCCATGTAATTATTGATATTGGTGGTGGTTCAACGGAATTGATTTTAGGACAAGGCGGCGATCCTGAATATTTGAGTAGTACCAAGGTTGGTGCGGTGCGCTTAACGGATTTATTTATATCCAGTGATCCGATCGACAAGGAAGAATTTGGGCGATTGAAAGACTATATCCAGGGAATGCTAGAGCGACCCACCGATGATCTACGGCAGCGCCTTCGGCAGGAACGCATTACCATGATTGGCACCTCTGGCACGATCGAAACCTTGGCCGAAATGCACGCCGATGAAAATCTAGGTTCTGTGCCCAACCCGCTGCAGGGCTATGAGCTGAGCCTGAAGGATGTAGAGGCAATGGTAGAGCAACTGCGTAAATTAGACCTGGACGATCGCTCTGATTTGGTGGGTGAAAAACGCGGTGAAATTATTGTGGCCGGGGCGTTGATCTTGCAGCAGGCGATGCGATCGCTAGAGTCAAGCAGGTTAATAATCTGTGAGCGGGCATTACGCGATGGATTGATTGTCGATTGGATGATCAAACATGACCTAATTGAAGATCGGATGCGCTATCAGGGCTCAGTGCGCGATCGCTCCGTATTGAAACTAGCCCATAAGTATGGTGTGCAACCTGAGTATGGCAAGCAGGTGGCCAAACTAGCCTTGAGTTTATTTGACCAAACCCAGGGGGTGCTACACAATTGGGCTGGAAATGAACGGCAACTGCTCTGGGCTGCTGCCATGTTGCATAATTGCGGCCACCATATTAGCCACTCTGCCCACCACAAACATTCTTACTATCTGGTGCGTAATGGTGAATTGCTGGGCTACACAGAATCAGAGGTGGAAGCGATCGCCAACCTGTGTCGTTATCACCGCAAGAGTGAACCTAAGAAAAAACATGAAAACTATCGCCGCCTGACCAATCGCCGGATGCGGTTATTTGTGGATCAAATCAGCCCATTATTAAGGCTGGCAGTAGCGCTCGATCGCCGTCAGATCAGTGCGGTCGCCGAGGTTAATTTTAATTGCAGTCTCAAAAAGCAAACCTGCAACCTACAACTCATTCCCACCCAACCAGGCGATCCTTGCACCCTGGAGCTGTGGAGTCTGGAATATAAAAAGCAACCGTTTGAAAACTACTATGAAATGAATTTAACTGCCTCATTGGCGGAGCGAGAACCTGGCGAACCGTCTCTGCTTAGTTCTGGCTAG
- the surE gene encoding 5'/3'-nucleotidase SurE yields MRILVSNDDGIYSPGVRSLAEALANDHEVTVVCPDRERSATGHALTLVEPVRVDPIEGVFSDSITAWACSGTPADSVKLALDALISDRPDLVISGINRGSNLGTDVLYSGTVSAAMEGVLERLPSIAMSLTSFSSTDFRAAAAFAKQLVAAIAKKPLSEAVLLNVNVPAIPAQDICGAVVTRLGIRRWRDVFEKRVDPRGKIYYWLSGEVIEEEAPPDSDIQAIRDNYITITPLKYDLTLEAQINPVRGWAEGAIGQGDRFKLTI; encoded by the coding sequence ATGAGAATTTTAGTAAGCAATGATGATGGTATTTATTCCCCTGGTGTGCGATCGCTGGCAGAAGCATTAGCCAATGACCATGAAGTTACGGTGGTTTGCCCCGATCGAGAGCGATCGGCTACTGGTCATGCGTTGACGTTGGTGGAACCGGTGCGGGTCGATCCGATCGAAGGCGTTTTTTCGGATTCAATTACGGCCTGGGCCTGTTCTGGCACTCCCGCTGATTCAGTCAAGTTAGCCCTGGATGCACTGATTAGCGATCGCCCTGACCTGGTTATTTCGGGGATTAATCGCGGCTCCAATCTGGGCACTGATGTGCTCTATTCCGGTACGGTTTCGGCAGCAATGGAAGGAGTTCTAGAACGCTTACCCAGCATTGCCATGAGCCTAACCAGCTTCTCTTCCACTGACTTTCGGGCGGCGGCGGCCTTTGCCAAGCAACTAGTGGCGGCGATCGCCAAGAAGCCCTTATCTGAAGCGGTGCTATTAAATGTAAATGTGCCAGCAATTCCAGCCCAGGACATTTGTGGGGCAGTGGTAACCCGATTGGGGATTCGCCGTTGGCGTGATGTATTTGAAAAACGCGTCGATCCCCGTGGCAAAATTTATTACTGGCTGTCTGGCGAGGTAATTGAAGAGGAAGCCCCACCGGATAGCGATATTCAAGCGATCCGCGATAACTACATCACAATCACGCCACTCAAATATGACCTCACCCTGGAAGCTCAAATAAATCCGGTGCGAGGCTGGGCAGAGGGAGCGATCGGCCAGGGCGATCGATTTAAGCTAACTATTTAA